The following nucleotide sequence is from Pseudomonas sp. S09G 359.
CGAATTTCGGAGCAGCTGGAGCGCGGTGAGGAACTGGTGTCCGCCGCTTCCACCAACTACGACGCCTATACCCGTGGCGACACGCTGTTCATGCTGACGGCCACGCCGAACCAGCAGAAGAAAAAGACCGTCGCCCAAGCCGAAGCTGGCCTGTGGCGCCTGCTGGAAGAGTTGAAAGCCAAGCCACCGACCGCCGAGGAGCTGGAGCGTATCCGCGCCCAGGTCATTGCCGGCCTGGTCTACCAGCGTGACTCCATCACCAGCCAGGCCACGGCCATTGGCTCCCTGGAAACCGTCGGCCTGTCCTGGAAGCTCATGGACAGCGAGCTGGCCGACCTGCAAAGCGTGACCCCGGAAGATATCCAGAAGGCCGCGCGCACCTATTTCACCCGCGAACGTCTGAGCGTCGCCCATGTTCTGCCTGAGGAGACCGCTCATGAGTGATCGCAAAAGCAGCCGCCTGATCTTCCCCGGTTTGGTCGTCGTCACCCTGATTGCGGCGAGTGCCGTGTATCTCCTGCGCCCGAGTGACTCCGTTGCCAGCCAGGCGCTGGACAAGGCCGAATCAGCCAACAAGCTGCAATCCCTGGCAGAACTGGACGGCAAGGCGCCGACCAACCGCAAACTCGACGTGCAAACCTGGACCACCGCCGAAGGCGCCAAGGTGTTGTTCGTTGAAGCCCATGAACTGCCGATGTTCGACATGCGCATCCTGTTCGCCGCCGGCAGCAGCCAGGACGGCGACGTGCCCGGCCTGGCCCTGATGACCAACGCCATGCTCAACGAAGGTGTGCCGGGCAAGGATGTGAGCCAGATCGCCAGCGGTTTTGAAGGCCTGGGCGCCGACTTTGGCAATGGCGCCTACCGCGACATGGCCCTGGTGTCCCTGCGCAGCCTGAGCGCCAGCGACAAACGCGACGCAGCGCTTGCACTGTTTGACGACGTGATCGGCAAGCCCACCTTCCCTGCCGACTCCCTGGCACGGATCAAGAACCAGATCCTCGCCGGTTTTGAATACCAGAAACAAAGCCCGGCCAAGCTGGCCAGCCTGGAGCTGTTCAAGCGCCTGTACGGCGACCACCCTTATGCGCACCCGAGCGAAGGTACGCCCGACAGCGTGCCGAAGATCAACCTCGCGCAATTGCAGGCATTCCACGCCAAGGCTTATGCAGCGGGCAATGCGGTGATCGCCGTGGTTGGGGACCTCACCCGCGCCGAAGCTGAGGCGATGACGGCCAAAGTCTCGGCGGCGCTGCCAAAAGGCCCGGCGCTGGCCAAGATTGCCCAGCCGACCGAGCCAAAAGCCGGCCTCAGCCACATCGAGTTCCCGTCCAAGCAGACGCATTTGCTGTTCGCGCAACTGGGCATCGACCGCGCCGACCCGGACTACGCGGCCTTGTCCCTGGGCAACCAGATCCTCGGCGGCGGTGGCTTCGGCACCCGTTTGATGAGCGAAGTACGCGAAAAACGCGGCCTGACCTACGGCGTCTACTCCGGTTTCTCACCGATGCAGGTGCGCGGCCCGTTCATGATCAACCTGCAGACCCGCGCCGAAATGAGCGGCGGCACGCTGCGCCTGGTCGAGGACGTACTGGCCGACTACCTCAAGACCGGCCCGACGCAAAAGGAACTGGACGACGCCAAGCGCGAGCTGGCGGGCAGCTTCCCGCTCTCTACCGCAAGCAACGCGGATATCGTCGGGCAGCTGGGCGCGATGGGTTTCTATAACCTGCCGCTGAGCTATCTTGAGGATTTCATGAAACAATCCCAGGCCCTGACTGTAGAACAGGTCAAGGCTGCATTGAACAAACACTTGAGCGCCGACAAGATGGTCATCGTGACCGCCGGCCCGACGACTGCGCAAAAGCCACTACCGCCCCCCACTGATAAACCTGCCGAGCAGCCGCTCGGGGTTCCGGAGCATTAATGGCCAGTTCATCTCGCCCAAAAAAACCTGTCCACAACGTACACAATGGCGTGGGTCAACTGCGCATCATTGGTGGCGAATGGGGCAGCCGCAAGCTGAGCTTCCCCGACGTCGTCGGCCTGCGCCCGACGCCGGATCGCGTGCGTGAAACCCTGTTCAACTGGCTGGCGCCGTACATCGGCGGGGCCAAGGTACTCGACCCGTTTGCCGGCAGTGGCGCGCTGTTCCTGGAGGCGCTGTCCCGTGGCGCCGCCATGGGCCAGGCGCTGGACGCCAGCAACGTGGCGGTTTCCAGCCTCAAGGAACACTTGGGCACCCTACGTTGCACCACCGGCCAGGTACAAACCGCCGACGCATTGCGCTACCTGGAAACCCAGGCGGCCAGCGCCTACGACGTGGTGTTCCTCGACCCGCCGTTCAACCAGAACCTGTTGCCAACCGTGTGCACGCTGCTGGAAGAACGCCAGTGGCTGGCGCCGGATGCGTGGATCTACACTGAAAGCGAGACGGCACCCTCCACCCTCGGCCTGCCGGGGAGCTGGCGCCTGCACCGCGAGCAGAAGTCCGGTCGGGTGTATTACGCGTTGTGGCACCGTTTGGTCGAAAGCGCCGCTTAAACCTCTGCCGCGCGAGCTCTCTGTAGAGTGAGGGCTTATTGTGGCAAGCACGCTTTTGTGGCGAGCGGGCTTGTTGTGGCAAACACGCTTTTGTGGCGAGCGGGCTTGCCCGCGTTGGGCTGCGCAGCAGCCCCACCAAGACCGCCTCAGTACATCAGGCATACCCAGTCGCCTGGTTTTGGGGCTGCTTCGCACCCCAGCGCGGGCAAGCCCGCTCGCCACAATAAGTTCGCTCGCCACAGTTGGGTAACTCATCACCGAGATCTTCATGACCCCTTCCGCCGACCTGTTCACCCCTGCTTTCGGCCTCGGCAACCCCCACTTGCAAACATTGTGGGGCCCGTTGTGGCGCCCCACTACGCATATCGAACGCCAACGCGAGCGCCTGTGGCTGGAAGATGGCGACTTCCTTGACCTCGACTGGCATGGCCCCCACGACGCTCAAGCGCCGTTGGTGCTGGTGCTGCACGGTCTGACGGGCTCCTCCAACTCGCCCTACGTGGCCGGCCTGCAAAAAGTCCTCGCCGCCCAGGGCTGGGCCAGCGCCGCGCTGAACTGGCGCGGCTGCTCGGGCGAGCCGAACCTGTTGGCGCGCAGTTATCACTCGGGCGCCAGTGAAGACCTGGCTGCGGCGATTGCGCACCTGCGCGCGAAGCGGCCGTTGGCGCCGCTGTATGCGGTGGGTTATTCCCTGGGCGGCAATGTACTGCTCAAGCACCTGGGGGAAACCGGCGCGGCATCGGGGTTGCAGGGCGCAGCGGCGGTGTCGGTACCGTTTCGCCTGGATCAGTGCGCCGATCGCATCGGGCTGGGCTTTTCGCGGGTGTATCAAAAGCACTTCATGCGCGAGATGCTCGCGTATATCCGCGTCAAACAAAGCCGCTTTGCACAGGATGGCCGCGCGGACGGGCTGAAAACCCTGGAAGGCCTCGGCTCACTGGAGAAGATGCGCACATTCTGGGACTTCGATGGCCGGGTGACCGCGCCGCTGCATGGTTTCCTCAGTGCCGAGGACTATTACCGCCGCGCGTCGAGTCGCTATTACCTGGGTGAAATCCGCACGCCGACCCTGATTATCCAGGCCGCCGATGACCCGTTCGTGTTCGCCCACAGCCTGCCCGAGGCCAGCGAGCTGTCGGACTGCACCGAGTTCGAGTTGCTGGCCAAGGGCGGGCATGTGGGGTTTGTCGATGGGTCTATCAAGCGCCCGGGATATTACCTGGAGCGGCGAATCCCCCAGTGGTTACGGGCACAACACGGTTAAAAATGTAGGAGGGGGCTTGCCCCCGATGGCGGTGGGTCAGTTATAGATTTAGTAATCTGACACACCCTCATCGGGGGCAAGCCCCCTCCCACATTTGATTTTTGATTGGGTTTACAGGTCTGGTGGCTCAGTCGCCGGTCGCAATTTCCCGCGCCGGATCGGTAATCCACTCACTCCACGACCCCGCATACAGCTTGCCCAACGGGTAACCCGCCAGGCTCAGGGCGAACAGGTTGTGGCACGCGGTCACGCCAGAACCGCAATACGCCACCAGCTCATCGGGCGAGCGCCCCTGCAATTGGGCGGCGAAACGTTGTTTAAGCTGGTCCGCTGGCAAAAAACGCCCGTCACTGCCCAGGTTTTCGTTGAACGCCGCGCACTGCGCGCCGGGAATGTGCCCCGCCACCGGGTCGATGGGCTCCACTTCGCCGCGAAAACGCGGCTGGGCGCGGGCGTCGATCAGGGTCATGCCCGGCTGGCCCAGGCGTTTTTGCAGGTGTTCGGCATCCAGCAGCAGGCGATTGTCCGGCGTTCCGACAAAGCTGCCCGGCTCGATCACCGGCGCGTCCAGGCTCAGCGGGAAACCGGCGGCGTGCCAGGCCTTGAGGCCGCCGTCGAGGATAAACACGCCATCGCGCTTGCCCAGCCAGGCCAGCAACCACCAGGCCCGGGCGGCAAATGCACCGGGGCCGTCGTCGTACAGCACCACTTCGGTATCGGCGCTGACGCCCCAAGCTCGCAGTTGCTCGGCGAAGGCACCCGCCGCCGGCAAGGGGTGGCGGCCAGTCACGCCCTTGGTGACCGGGCCGCTGAGATGGCGCTCCAGGTCGGCATATTGCGCGCCTTCGATATGCCCTTCGGCATAACTGCAAAGCCCATAGTCCGGGTCTTCCAAGGCAAAGCGGCAATCCAGGATCACCAAGCCGCCGGCCTTCTGGCGCTCGGCCAATTGCGGGGGGCTGATCAGTTGGGCAAGCGACATGACGGACTCCTGTGAACAGATTCGGGAAAGGGCCTACTTCACTTCTTCCAGTGCCTGATTCAACGGCACGTAAAACTCTTTGAACAGGGCGTCCACCGCCTCTTTCGCCTGGGGCGTGATAAATCCGGCCTCCAGCACCAGCACCTGATACACCCCGCGCTTGATCGCCTCGGCGCTCAAATGTTCGGAGTTTTCATTGGTGGTACACAAGAAGCGTACCCAGGAGGTGAGGATAATCCAGGCGTTGAGGGTCAGGGCTTCGGTTTGCACGGAGTTCATATTGAGGATGCCGGCATCGACAAACCCCTGGTAAATGGCGTTGCCCTGGATCAGGCAGCGCTGGGAAAACCGCCGGTAACCGGTAGCCAGTTCCGGGTCGCTTTCCAGCAGGTGTTCAAGGTCGCGGTGCAGGAAGCGGTAACGCCACATGCCGGCCAGCAAGGCCTGCAGGTAGAAACGTTTGTCTTGAACGGTGGCGGCGCGGCCTTGGGGTGGCCGCAGGAAACTGTCCACCAAGGCTTCGTATTCGCGAAACAGCACGGCGATGATCGCCTGCTTGTTGGGGAAGTGGTAGTACAGGTTGCCCGGCGAAATTTCCATGTGGGCGGCAATGTGGTTGGTGCTCACACTGCGCTCGCCCTGCTGGTTAAAAAGCTCCAGGCTGGTTTGCACAATGCGCTCGCTGGTCTTTACTCGTGGTGCCATAGGGGAATCAGCTTCTGTACACGTGATGAGGCATCTTACGGCCTATCCTTGCCAGGTTAAATCTGCATGTTGTTGCAATGGCATTTGACAATTTAGAGCAATGACTCTAAAAATCCACGCAGACCTATAACAATCGGGAACTGCGCCATGTCTGCCAACATTGCCTATCTGCAAGATTCCCAGGCGCTGGATCAACTCCAGGACCTGTTCGACGCCCAACGCCGCGCCTACACCGCCAACCCGATGCCGCCGGCGGGGCAACGCCAGCAATGGCTCAAGGCCCTGCGCGCATTGCTCAGCGACGAACGCCAGGCGCTGATCACTGCCATCAGCCAGGATTTCAGCCACCGCAGCGCCGACGAAACCCTGTTCGCCGAACTGATGCCGAGCCTGCATGGCATTCACTATGCGAGCAAACACCTCAAAGGCTGGATGAAACCTTCCCGTCGCGCTGTAGGCATTGCCTTCCAGCCGGCGTCGGCCAAAGTGATCTACCAACCACTGGGTGTGGTGGGAGTGATCGTGCCCTGGAACTACCCGCTATACCTGGCCATCGGACCATTGGTCGGGGCGCTGGCCGCCGGCAACCGGGTGATGCTCAAGCTCAGCGAATCCACCCCCGCCACTGGCGCCTTGCTCAAGGCGCTGCTGGCGAAGATCTTCCCCGAAGACCTGGTGTGCGTGGTGCTCGGCGAGGCCGAAGTGGGCATGGCGTTTTCCAAGCTACGTTTCGATCACCTGCTGTTTACCGGCGCCACCAGCATCGGCAAGCATGTGATGCGCGCGGCGGCCGAACACCTCACGCCGGTGACTCTGGAGTTGGGCGGCAAGTCGCCCGCCATCGTGTCTGCCGACGTGCCACTCAAGGACGCCGCCGAACGCATCGCCTTCGGCAAAGCCTTGAACGCCGGACAAACCTGCGTCGCGCCGGACTACGTGCTGGTACCGGAAGACCGCGTCGAGGGTTTCGTCGAGGCCTACACTCAGGCAATTCGCGGGTTCTATCCGACCTTAAATGACAACCCGGACTACACCGCTATCATCAACGAGCGGCAACTGGCCCGGCTTAATGCCTACGTCAAGGACGCCACCGACAAGGGCGCAACCCTGATCCCCCTGTACGACAGAGGCCAGGCACGGCGCATGGCCCACAGCCTGTTGCTGAATGTCAGCGATGACATGACCGTGATGCAGGACGAAATCTTCGGCCCAGTGCTGCCGATCGTGCCGTATCGCGGTATCGACCAGGCCTTTGCCTACATCAACCAGCGCCCTCGCCCACTGGCGCTGTATTACTTCGGCTACAACAAGGGCGAACAGAATCGCGTGCTCCACGAAACCCATTCCGGCGGCGTATGCCTGAACGACACGTTGCTGCATGTAGCCCAGGACGACATGCCCTTTGGCGGAATCGGCCCGTCCGGCATGGGCCACTACCACGGCCACGAAGGCTTCCTCACCTTCAGCAAAGCCAAGGGTGTGCTGGTGAAACAGCGCCTGAACGCGGCGAAGTTGATCTACCCGCCCTACGGAAAAGCCATCCAGAAGTTGATCCAGAAGCTGTTTGTTCGCTGAAACCGCCACCCACGGGATAACAATAACAATGAACCCTAGCCTTACGGATTCACCCGCGCTGTCACGGCGCGGCGTCTTGAAAATCGGCCTGTGCGCCAGTGCCTTCCTGGCCACCGCCGGGCTGGGCGCCAGCCTCAGCGGATGCTCCAGCAGCACCCCGGCCAGCGGTTTTGCCATGTTGCGCAGCAGTGACTTGCCGTTTCTGCGCGCGGTAATTCCGGTGTTGCTCGAAGGCGTGGCCAGCGCTCAGGAGGTGGCCTCGAGGATCGAAGACACCCTGAAAAAACTCGACTTCAGCCTGCAGCGCCTCTCGCCGGAGATGTTCAAGCTCACCCAGCAACTGTTCGACGTATTGGGCATGGGCATCACCCGTGGCCCGCTGACCGGTATCTGGGGCAGCTGGGAAAACGCCAGCGCGGAGCAGATCCGCAACTTCCTGCAGCGCTGGGAAAACAGCTACCTGAACCTGTTGCGCATGGGCCAGGGCTCGCTGCTCAAGCTGGTGATCATGGCCTGGTATTTCCAGCCGGCCGCCTGGGCCCACTGCGGCTACCCCGGCCCGCCGAAAATTTAGTGTTTTGGTGCAACTCCGTAGCCACTGATGCCTATAACAACAAGAGTGCATTTCTATGCCCGTACCCGATCTGTTCCGCGACGGCCTGGCCCGTGGGTGGAAAACCCACAATGGTGCCACCCTCGACCATGACCTGACCCTGGAAGCCGACGTGGCCATCATCGGCAGCGGTGCCGGTGGCGGCACCACCGCCGAAATCCTCAGCGCCGCCGGCTACAAGGTGTTGCTGATCGAAGAAGGCCCGCTCAAGACCAGCAGTGACTTCAAGCTACTTGAGGACGAGGCCTACACCAGCCTCTACCAGGAAGGCATCGGCCGCATGAGCAAGGACGGTGCGATCACCATCCTGCAAGGCCGCGCGGTGGGTGGTACCACCTTGATCAACTGGACTTCCAGCTTTCGCACGCCCGACGCCACCCTTTCCCACTGGGCCAGTGAATACGCGGTGAAGGGCCACAGCAGCGCCGAGATGGCGCCCTGGTTCGAAAAAATGGAACAGCGCCTGGGCATCGCGCCGTGGGCCCTGCCGCCGAATGCCAATAACGATGTGATCCGCAAAGGCTGCGAAAAACTCGGCTACAGCTGGCACGTGATTCCGCGCAACGTACGCGGCTGCTTCAACCTGGGCTATTGCGGCATGGGCTGCCCGGTGAATGCCAAGCAGTCGATGCTGGTGACCACTATCCCTTCCACCCTGGAAAAAGGCGGCGAACTACTCTACCTGGCCCGCGCCGAACGCCTGGTCTACAAGGGCGACAGCATCACCAGCCTGGAATGCGTGGCGATGGACGCCCTTTGCGTCGCCCCGACCGGGCGCAAAATCAGCGTAAAAGCCAAGCATTACGTACTGTCGGGCGGTGGCATCAACAGCCCGGCGCTGCTGATGCGCTCGGACGCTCCAGACCCGCATTCGCGGCTGGGCAAACGCACCTTTTTACACCTGGTGAATTTCTCCGCAGCGCTGTTCGACGAGGTGATCAACCCGTTCTACGGCGCGCCGCAGTCGATCTACTCCGACCATTTCCAATGGCAGGATGGCACCACCGGCAAGATGTCCTACAAACTCGAGGCGCCACCGCTGCACCCAGCCCTGGCCAGTACGTTGCTCGGTGGCTACGGCACCCAGAACGCGCTGGATATGAGCCAACTGCCCAATACCCACGCCATGCTCGCCCTGCTGCGCGACGGTTTCCACCCCGACAGCCCGGGCGGCAGTGTGGAACTGCGCGGCGACGGCACGCCGGTGCTCGACTACCAGGTGTCGGACTACGCCTGGGACGGCCTGCGCCGGGCTTTCCACAGCATGGCCGAGATCCAGTTCGCGGCGGGCGCAAAGTCGGTCAAGCCGCTGCACCATGATGCGCGCTACGTGAAAACCTTGGGCGAAGCCCGCACGCTGATCGACGGCCTGAACCTGGAACTGCACCGCACCTGCCTGGGCAGCGCCCATGTGATGGGCGGTTGTGCCATGGGCGAAGAGCCGAAAAACGCAGTGGCCGACAGCCTTGGTCGCCATCACCAGTTACGCAACCTGTCGATCCACGATGGCTCGTTATTTCCCACCAGCATTGGGGCCAACCCACAATTGTCGGTGTACGGCTTGACCGCGCAATTGGCGACAGCCTTGGCCGAACGTCTGAAAACAGCATGAAAAAACCCTCGATTAGCGGTATGTATCTACATAAGTCGACTTGGCCGACCGGGATGGCTGCGATACCATCCGGTTCCCCAACGGACTCCGCCAGGACGACGCGATGAACCGAGTGTTGTACCCAGGTACCTTCGACCCGATTACCAAAGGCCATGGCGATCTGGTCGAACGTGCCTCTCGCTTGTTCGACCATGTGATCATCGCGGTCGCGGCCAGCCCCAAGAAAAACCCGCTGTTTCCCTTGGAACAGCGCGTGGAGCTGGCGCGTGAGGTCACCAAGCATCTGCCTAACGTAGAAGTGGTGGGCTTTTCGACGCTGCTGGCGCACTTCGCCAAAGAGCAGAACGCCAATGTGTTCCTGCGTGGCCTGCGCGCGGTGTCGGACTTCGAATATGAATTCCAGCTGGCCAACATGAACCGCCAACTGGCGCCGGACGTGGAAAGCCTGTTCCTCACGCCGTCGGAACGTTATTCGTTCATTTCCTCGACGTTGGTCCGTGAAATCGCTGCTTTGGGCGGAGATATCACCAAGTTCGTGCACCCGGCCGTGGCCGATGCGCTGACGCTGCGTTTCAAAAAGTAAGGCTTCTTCGCCCTGCTTGTGTGGCGAGCGGGCTTGCCCGCGTTGGGCTGCGAAGCAGCCCCAATCAAGGCACCGCGTAGTTTCAGGTAAGCCCGCAGTGTCTGGCTTTTGGGGGCGCTACGCGCCCCAACGCGGGCAAGCCCGCTCGCCACAGAATCGAAGGCCGCAAGTCTGACCGGCTCGCACTGCGGGCGCCAATGCGGCACAATTGCGCGCATTAGTTTTCAGATGCCCTGGCTGATAGCCCTGGCAGGAGTTTCCATGTCCCTGATCATCACCGACGATTGCATCAATTGCGACGTCTGCGAACCCGAGTGCCCGAACGCTGCGATTTCTCAAGGCGAAGAGATCTACGTGATCGACCCCAACCTGTGCACCCAGTGTGTTGGCCACTACGACGAGCCGCAGTGCCAGCAGGTGTGCCCGGTGGATTGCATCCCGCTGGATGAAGCCCATCCTGAGACTGAAGAGCAGTTGATGGATAAGTACCGGAAGATTACCGGTAAGGCTTGAGGCTTTTTAGTGGCTGTGAAGGCCTCACACACCCATCAGCTCTGACACTTAGGGCAAAACACACTCGCCCGCTGCCCCAGCACCACATTGCGTAGCTCAGCCCCGCAGACCTTGCACGCCTCGCCCCCACGGCCGTAGACGAACAGCTCCTGCTGGAAGTACCCCGGCTGCCCATCGCCGCCGATAAAATCGCGCAACGTGGTGCCGCCGCGCTCGATGGCGGCGGCCAGCACGCGCTTGATCTCGATCGCCAATTTCAAATAGCGCCCGCGTGAAATGCCACCGGCGGCGCGGCGCGGATCAATCCCTGCGGCAAACAACGCCTCCGTCGCGTAGATATTGCCCACGCCCACCACCACCGCGTTGTCCATGATGAACGGCTTCACCGCCATCGACTTGCCACGGGACAGCTGGAACAAGCGCTCGCCATCAAACAGGTCGGTCAGCGGCTCCGGCCCCAGGCGAATCAGCAGCTCGTGGTTGTGCGGGTCCTGGCTCCAGAGCATCGCGCCAAAACGCCGAGGATCGGTGTAGCGCAGGGCCATGCCGGATTCGAGTTCGATGTCCACATGCTCATGCTTGAGCGCCGGCAGGCCGGCTTCCACCAGGCGCAGGTTGCCGGACATACCCAGATGGCTGATCAAGGTGCCCACTTCGGCATTGATCAACAGGTACTTGGCCCGCCGCTCCACCAACACGATGCGCTGCCCGGACAGGCGCACATCCAGGTCTTCCGGGATCGGCCAGCGCAAACGCCGCTCGCGCACCACCACGCGGCTGACCCGCTGGCCTTCCAGGTGCGGCGCGATTCCGCGCCGGGTGGTTTCGACTTCGGGTAACTCAGGCATGTGTACCTCTTGAATAGCGGATCAGTGCGCGCCCAGCTCGCGGATCGACAACTTCAGGCTTTCGAAGTCGTATTCCGACAAGCCGACGTAGTCCAGCACCAGATGGCCGACTGCATTCCACTCATGGTCAACCGACTGATTGCCCAGCACCCGGTAGGACGAGCAGATGTGCTCGGCCATCTTCAGGATCGCCAGCAAGTTCTTGAGCTGTGAATTGCGCGACGACTCATCGCTGAAAATCGCCAGGGCGTTGTGGTGGTTGGCGATGGCGTCGGTCACATGCTCCGGCAGGCGCCAGGACTTGGCCGTGTAGTAGCCGACCACGGCATGGTTGGTGTTGAACGCGTTGTTTTCGGTGTCGACCACGCGGCAGTCAGGGCCGGCGTTGGCGTAGGCCTGCTCGAGCACCGACATGTAGTTGGGGAAGCGCTTGAGCATCAGCGGCACGCCGCAATCGTGGAACAGCCCCAGGGCATACGCCTCGTCCACGGCCTGGGCGCCGGTGCGCTTGGCCAGGGTGAGGCAGGTCATGGCCACGTCCTGGGCGGTGTCCCAGAAGCGATTGAGGGTGACGATGGTGTCATCGCTCATCTCGCCCTTGATCGACAGGGCGTTGATCAGGTTGATGATCGAACGGCTGCCCAGCAGGTTCACCGCGCGCTGGATCGAGGCAATCTTGTTGCTCAGCCCGTAATATGACGAGTTGACGATCTTCAGCAGCGCGCCGGACAGGCCAGGGTCCTGGGCGATCAACCGCGCGATCACCTCCAGGTCCGGGTCGGGCATGTACTGCTCCATCTGCAAATCCACCATGATTTGCGGCTGGGGCGGCACGCTGATGCCTTGCAGGGCCTGTTGGATCTGTTCGGCGGACAGTTCTTGGGACATAAGTACACACTCTGGGCTAGGCGGGGATTCTAACCCCTAAGCAAACCTGACCGACACCCAAATGCCCGATTGAAATCGGACTAAATGTGGGAGGGGGCTTGCCCCCGATAGCATCACCGCCGTACGTCAGATACACCCCGTTGCCTGCATCGCGGGCAAGCCCCCTCCCACATGAACCGCGCCGCAACAGGTATACTCCCGCTCTTTTTTCCGGAGCGACGTCATGTCCCTGCCAAGCCTGCGTCTCAAAGCCAACGCCGATCGTCGTTTGCGCAACGGCCACCTGTGGGTCTACAGCAACGAAATCGACGTGGCCGCCACCCCACTTCACGGTTTCCAGGCGGGCGACCAAGCCATCCTGGAAGCCGCCGGCGGCAAGACCCTGGGCATCGTGGCCATGAGCCCGAACAACCTGATCTGCGCGCGCCTGCTGTCGCGCGACATCAAGTTGCCGCTGGACAAGTCGCTGCTGGTGCACCGCCTCAACGTCGCCCTGTCCCTGCGTGACCGCCTGTTCGACAAGCCGTTCTACCGCCTGGTCTACGGCGATTCCGACCTGTTGCCAGGCCTGGTGGTTGACCGTTTCGGCGACATCCTGGTGGTGCAGATCGCTTCGGCGACCATGGAAGCCCATAAGGAAGACGTGATCGCCGCCTTGACCCAAGTGCTCAAGCCGAGCGGCATCCTGTTCAAGAACGACTCCGCCGCTCGCGACGCCGAAGGCCTCAACCGCTACGTCGAAACTGTGTTCGGCCTGGTGCCGGAATGGGTCGCGCTGGAAGAAAACGGCGTGAAATTCGAAGCCCCGGTGATCCATGGCCAGAAAACCGGCTGGTTCTACGACCACCGTATGAACCGCGCCCGCCTGGCGCCATATGCCAAAGGCAAGCGCGTGCTGGACCTGTACAGCTACATCGGCGGCTGGGGCGTGCAAGCGGCAGCGTTTGGCGCCAGTGAAGTGTTCTGCGTCGACGCCTCCGCCTTCGCCCTCGACGGCGTAGAGCGCAACGCCGCGCTGAACGGTTTTGCCGAGAAGATGACCTGCATCGAAGGCGACGTGTTTGAAGCGTTGAAAGAACTGAAAGCCAGCGAAGAGCGCTTCGACGTGATCGTCGCCGACCCACCGGCCTTCATCAAACGCAAAAAAGACATGAAAAACGGCGAAGGCGCCTACCGCCGCCTCAACGAGCAAGCCATGCGCCTGCTCAGCAAGGACGGCATCCTGGTCAGCGCCTCCTGCTCCATGCACCTGCCGGAAGACGACCTGCAAAA
It contains:
- the mutM gene encoding bifunctional DNA-formamidopyrimidine glycosylase/DNA-(apurinic or apyrimidinic site) lyase produces the protein MPELPEVETTRRGIAPHLEGQRVSRVVVRERRLRWPIPEDLDVRLSGQRIVLVERRAKYLLINAEVGTLISHLGMSGNLRLVEAGLPALKHEHVDIELESGMALRYTDPRRFGAMLWSQDPHNHELLIRLGPEPLTDLFDGERLFQLSRGKSMAVKPFIMDNAVVVGVGNIYATEALFAAGIDPRRAAGGISRGRYLKLAIEIKRVLAAAIERGGTTLRDFIGGDGQPGYFQQELFVYGRGGEACKVCGAELRNVVLGQRASVFCPKCQS
- a CDS encoding YfhL family 4Fe-4S dicluster ferredoxin is translated as MSLIITDDCINCDVCEPECPNAAISQGEEIYVIDPNLCTQCVGHYDEPQCQQVCPVDCIPLDEAHPETEEQLMDKYRKITGKA
- a CDS encoding class I SAM-dependent rRNA methyltransferase, producing the protein MSLPSLRLKANADRRLRNGHLWVYSNEIDVAATPLHGFQAGDQAILEAAGGKTLGIVAMSPNNLICARLLSRDIKLPLDKSLLVHRLNVALSLRDRLFDKPFYRLVYGDSDLLPGLVVDRFGDILVVQIASATMEAHKEDVIAALTQVLKPSGILFKNDSAARDAEGLNRYVETVFGLVPEWVALEENGVKFEAPVIHGQKTGWFYDHRMNRARLAPYAKGKRVLDLYSYIGGWGVQAAAFGASEVFCVDASAFALDGVERNAALNGFAEKMTCIEGDVFEALKELKASEERFDVIVADPPAFIKRKKDMKNGEGAYRRLNEQAMRLLSKDGILVSASCSMHLPEDDLQNILLTSARHLDRNIQMLERGGQGPDHPVHPAIAETRYIKSITCRLLPNS
- a CDS encoding HDOD domain-containing protein, with the translated sequence MPPQPQIMVDLQMEQYMPDPDLEVIARLIAQDPGLSGALLKIVNSSYYGLSNKIASIQRAVNLLGSRSIINLINALSIKGEMSDDTIVTLNRFWDTAQDVAMTCLTLAKRTGAQAVDEAYALGLFHDCGVPLMLKRFPNYMSVLEQAYANAGPDCRVVDTENNAFNTNHAVVGYYTAKSWRLPEHVTDAIANHHNALAIFSDESSRNSQLKNLLAILKMAEHICSSYRVLGNQSVDHEWNAVGHLVLDYVGLSEYDFESLKLSIRELGAH
- the coaD gene encoding pantetheine-phosphate adenylyltransferase, with the translated sequence MNRVLYPGTFDPITKGHGDLVERASRLFDHVIIAVAASPKKNPLFPLEQRVELAREVTKHLPNVEVVGFSTLLAHFAKEQNANVFLRGLRAVSDFEYEFQLANMNRQLAPDVESLFLTPSERYSFISSTLVREIAALGGDITKFVHPAVADALTLRFKK
- a CDS encoding GMC family oxidoreductase, with the protein product MPVPDLFRDGLARGWKTHNGATLDHDLTLEADVAIIGSGAGGGTTAEILSAAGYKVLLIEEGPLKTSSDFKLLEDEAYTSLYQEGIGRMSKDGAITILQGRAVGGTTLINWTSSFRTPDATLSHWASEYAVKGHSSAEMAPWFEKMEQRLGIAPWALPPNANNDVIRKGCEKLGYSWHVIPRNVRGCFNLGYCGMGCPVNAKQSMLVTTIPSTLEKGGELLYLARAERLVYKGDSITSLECVAMDALCVAPTGRKISVKAKHYVLSGGGINSPALLMRSDAPDPHSRLGKRTFLHLVNFSAALFDEVINPFYGAPQSIYSDHFQWQDGTTGKMSYKLEAPPLHPALASTLLGGYGTQNALDMSQLPNTHAMLALLRDGFHPDSPGGSVELRGDGTPVLDYQVSDYAWDGLRRAFHSMAEIQFAAGAKSVKPLHHDARYVKTLGEARTLIDGLNLELHRTCLGSAHVMGGCAMGEEPKNAVADSLGRHHQLRNLSIHDGSLFPTSIGANPQLSVYGLTAQLATALAERLKTA